The Jannaschia sp. M317 DNA segment GAACGAAGCGCGCGTCATCCTTCAACAAAGCCCGCGCTGCGGCGTCGGTGGTCGTCATCCAGACCGGCCCGATCAGGGGCAGGCGCATCCGGGCAACGGGTCCGTCGGCCCGCAGTCGCGCCAGGGCAGAAACCGGATCGGTCAGAAAAGCGGTGCTGCGCAGATCAATCATGCACAACAGATAGGCATTTGTCAGATCGTGCGCCAGCGAAGGCGGACCCGTGCTTTGGCGCCGCTATGCGCGGGCGCGCAGGCGCGGTAGACATTCGGCAACCGGAGGACCTCAATGCGCCCGATCGTCGGCATTATTTCGAACCACTACCTGATCAACGATCAGTATCCTGCCCACGCCAATGGCAAGATGAATACCGATGCCGTGGCCGAGGTCGCGGGGGCCATGCCGCTGTCCTTTCCGGGCGACCCGGATGCCGTGACAATCGAAGAACTGCTGGAGGTATTCGATGGCTTCCTGCTGACCGGGGGGCGCCCGAACATCCACCCCGAGGAATACGGCGAAGAAGAGACCGAGGCGCATGGCACCTTTGACCGGGGTCGCGACCGCGTGGCCCTGCCGCTGATCCGCGCCTGCGTGGACCGCGGGCAGCCGGTCCTGGGCATTTGCCGCGGCTTTCAGGAACTGGCCGTTGCCATGGGGTCGACCCTGCACCCCGAGATCCGTGACTTGCCGGGCCGGATGAACCACCGCATGCCACCTGACGGCACGATCGAGGAAAAGTTCGCCCTGCGCCACGAGGTGCGCTTTACCTCGGGCGGCCCGTTCGCGCGCCTGATGGGGGCAGAGACGGTGATGACCAATACCCTGCACGGGCAGGGGGTCAAACAGGCGGGGCCGCGCGTCAAGGTCGACGGCTGGGCCCCCGACGACACGCCCGAAGCGATCTGGATCGAGGGCGCGCCGGGGTTCGCGATGGCGGTGCAATGGCACCCTGAATGGAACGCCGGAGACGACCCCGTCTCGCGCCCTTTGTTCGAGGCTTTTGGCGCCGCCTGCCGCGACTGGCGTGCCGGGCGGACGGCCCCCCTGCGCGCGGTCGGCTGACGGGCGTTTCGGCGAAAGCTCTGTCCCCTCAGCCGTAGGTCTCCAACATCTGCAGCAAGTCGTCGTGGGTGTTGATCTCGTCAACCGGCTTGTCCTGCCGCCAGCGCAGCATGCGCGGAAAACGCAGCGCCACGCCGGACTTGTGCCGCGTGCTGCGTTGTATCCCCTCGAACCCGATTTCGAACACCAGCTCGGGCGGCACCTGTCGCACGGGGCCAAAACGTGCCTGCGTGTTGCGCCGCACCCAGGCGGTGATCTTGCGGAATTCTGCGTCGGTCAGGCCGGAATAGGCCTTGGTAAAAGGCACCAACTCGTTCCCTTTGGCCACCGCAAAGGTGAAATCGGTGTAAAGGTTCGCGCGTCGCCCATGCCCGGCCTGAGCGTAGATCATGACGGCGTCGATAGTCAGGGGGTCCAGCTTCCACTTCCACCAGTCGCCGCGTTTGCGCCCGACGTGGTAGGCGGAGGTCTTGCGCTTCAGCATCAGCCCCTCGGCCTGGGCGTCGCGCGCGCCGGCGCGGGTCTTGGCCAAGGCATCCCAGCTTTCGAACGGCACCAGCGGCGACAGGGCGACGGGGCCCTCGGGCGGCAGGCCGGCGAGCATCGCCTGCAGCCGCGCGCGCCGCGCCGCGAAGGGCAAGGCGCGCAGGTCTTTGCCCGCGTCCTCGAGCAGGTCATAGGCGCGCAGGATCACCGGGGCCTCTGCCAGCAGTTTTTTCGGCACCGTCTTGCGCCCGATCCGAGGTTGCAGGGCGTTGAAGCTGCGCGGCTGCCCGGTCGCCGCATCCCAGACCAGGACCTCTCCGTCGAGGACCGTGCCGTCCGGCAGGAAATCGCCCGCCCGCGCAAACTCCGGGAAGCGGTCGGTCATCAGCTCCTCGCCGCGCGACCACAGATGATGGGTGCCGCCGCGCAAGATCAGCTGACCCCGGATCCCGTCCCATTTCCATTCCGCCAGCCAATCTTCGGGCGGGCCCAGATCGTCGGGATTATCGTCCAGCCCATGTGCCAGGCAAAACGGATAGGGTCGGCTGAGATCCGCGTCAGGGTCGGGGGCGGTGATCAGGGCACCGTAGCTGGTCGTCTCGGGCGTCCATTTGCCCATCAGGCGATGCGCCAGCTCTGCCTCCGGGATGGCGGTGGCTTGCGACAGGGCGCGGGTCATCAGCTTTTGACTGACACCCACGCGAAATCCGCCCGTGATCAGCTTGTTGAACACGAACCGTTCTGCCCCTGCCAACCGGTCCCAGGCGTCTTCGACAAAGGCGCGTTTGTCGCTGTCGTCCGCCGACGACAGCGCGCGAATGTCGGCGATCCAATCCGACAGCGGCCGATCCGCCTGTCGTGCGGGGGGCGGCAGGACCAGGTGCATCGTTTCGGCCAGATCGCCCACGACGTCATAGCTGGCGCGGAACAACCAGTCCGGCAGCCCCGCCTTGGCCGCGGCCCATTCCGCAAGGCGCGTGGCCGTCACGGTCCGCTTGGGCCGCCGCCCGGACAGAAGTGCGATTGTCCAGAGGCGGTCGTCCTCGGGGGCCTCGCGAAAGTAGTCCGCCAGCGCAGCGGTCTTGACCGAGGTCTTGGTCGTCTGGTCCAGCGCCGTGAAAGCCTGCGCGAACCGTTTCATGTCAGCACCTTCTTGAGCCGCAGCAGCGCCGCCTCTGCCGCGGCCGACCGCCCCACGGCCAGATGATAGACATGCGGCACGCCATGTTCCACAAAGGTCGAAACCCGCGCGCCGTCTTCGCGCAGGCGTCGGGCGATGGCCTGTCCGTCGCGTTCCAACACCTCGCGCGATGACAGTTCGATATGCACGGGCGGCGCGTTCGGATATCGGCCGAGGATCGGCGACAGGCGCGGATCACGCGCATCGGCACCGGCGACATAGGCCGCGCGGCACCGGGTCAGAAAGGCGGCGGGCATCAGCATCTCGTCACACTCCGGCGCGTCGCGGCCTTCGCGCAGGTCAACGGCGGGCGAAATCAGGGTGACGGACAGCGGCGGTTTTTCCCGCGCCAGCATGTCCTGCAAGACGACCAGCGCCAGATTGCCGCCCGCGCTGTCCCCTGCCAGGTGGAACGGGCCGGGCATGGCGCGGGCCACGGCGGTGCAATCGTCCGGCGCGGCGGGAAACGGGTTTTCGGGTGCCAGGCGATAGTCGGGCAGCCAGACCTCCAACCCGGTTTCCTGCGCCATGCGGTCGGCAAAGGCCGCGTGGGTCTGGGGCGATCCGATGATGAACCCGCCCCCATGCAGCCAGAGCAGCCGCCCGCGTGCCTCCGCAGGCCGCGACACACGGGTGCGGATACCTGCCACATCCTCCCACACGACAGAGGCGGCGGCCGGGCGGGCGTTTAGACGGGCGCTGATTTCGAACAGGGTCCGCTGCGCCGCGATGGGCAGAGGCAGCGCCAGAAGAGGGCGATCGATGTAGCGCGTGGTCATCCGGCGCAGGCGGTCGAAGGCACGGCTCATGCGGCGGCCTCCGCCCCGCCTGCCTGGCTGTCGGGCTGGTCCAGGTTTTCGCCTTCGTATTCCGTCTTGACCACTGCGGCATCATAGCCCTGCTCGGACAGCCATTGTTGAAAGGTCGCGGTATATCCGTGGGTTGCGAATATACGCTCTGCCCCCGTTTCGCGGATCGCGGCATTCAGCCCGGCCCAGTCGGCATGGTCCGAGATGACAAACCCCCGGTCCGCCGCCCGCCGCCGCCGCACCCCGCGCAGGGCCATCCAGCCAGACGCGATGCCGGTGGACACCGGGCCGAACCTGCGCAGCCAGTTGCCCGCCAGGGCCGACGGCGGGGCGACGATCAGGGCACCGGGATACGACTTGAGGTCGGTGTCGGGCGTCACGCGTATCGTGTCGGGCAGGGGCAAGCCTTGGGCGCGCAGCACCGCGTTGGTGTTTTCGACCGCCGCGTGGGTCAGGATCGGCCCGATCGAGGGGTCGACCATGGCCATGACGCGCTGTGCCTTGCCCAGCGAATAGGCCCCGATTGCCGCATGTTTGCCCTCTGCGCGGCAGGTCTGCCACCAGGCGTTCAGTTCGGATGCCAGCTCGGCTTCGGGGCGCCAGTCAAAGACCGGCAGGCCAAAGGTGCATTCGGTGATGAAGGCGTGGCAGCGCACCGGCTCGAACGGTTCCGACAAGGGGTCCGGGCCGGTCTTGTAGTCGCCCGAAACGACCCAGACCTCGCCTTTGTGCGCGACACGGATCTGGGCAGATCCTGGGACGTGGCCCGCGGGGTGAAAGCTGACGGTGGCGTCGCCGATCTGTCGGCTTTCGCCAAAGGCGATCCCCTCTAGCGTAATGTCGCCCAACCGGTGCCGCATCACCGGCGCCGCAGCGTGGGTGGCCAGATAGCGGGCGTGGCCCGGTCGCGCGTGGTCCGCGTGACCATGGGTGATCAGCGCCCGGTCGACGGGACGCCAGGGATCGATGAAGAAATCACCGGCGGGGCAATAGATGCCTTCGGAGCGGAATTCGAGAACCATGGGCAGAGGATAGCGCGCTCTGCGCGCGAGACGAGTGGGCGTGACGCCCCGGGCTTGATCGTTCCAGAGGGGAGGCAGGGCGCGGGGGGGGTACAAGGAATATCCACACGGGCGAAGCATAAACGGCACGGCCACGTCAGACCCTGTTCCGTCGCTGTCCGGTCCAGATGTTCCGCCGCATCCTGCCCAACGGGCGATGCCGACTGATCCCTTGCCCGCGCGACCGAGGCCGCCCGAGACAGGCGCAGCGGGTCAGCTATCGGGGGCGTTCAAAGTCAGTTCGCCCTCTTCCTCCAGGCGGCGGATTTCGCTGACGATGGCGGACATGGCCTCTTCGGCGGCGTCGGTGGCTACCTTGCCACCCTCGGCCATGTCTTCGCGCATCTGGTCAGCCAACCTGCTGGAGATGGAGCCGAGGATGAACTCGACGACCGGGGCCAGATCGGGCGGGGCCCCGGCCAGGGCCTGGGTGACAACGGCGGCATCAACCCCACGCAGGACGCGCGGCACGTCGCGCGGGTCGATACGATCTGGAATATTCTCGAAACTAAAGATTTCCGCACGGACGCGCACGGCGAAATCCGGGTCGCTTTCGTCCAGACGGTCCAGCAAGGCACGGCGAATGCCAGAGGTGGCGGCGTTGAGGATGTCGCCCACGCGCGCCACCGCGGCGGTGTCAAAGGCGGGGGGTTTGCGCGCGCCGCTTTGGCGACCCAATGCGTTGCCGATCATGGAAACAGCCTCGGGGGAGACGTCCTCCGTCCGGCCAAAGGCCACGGCGATACCGTCGCACCGGTCCTGGGGCAACGTCCCCAAAAGCAGCGCGGCCTTGGCCGGGGGCAGCTTGGACAGCATGATGGCGCAGACCTCGTCGCTTTCGTCTTGCATCATCGCGGCCAGGATGCCGGTATCAAGGTTGGCAACCTCGGCCCAGGCGGCCTGACCCAGTGACCCGACGGCCCCGCCGAAGTCCGCCAATAGCGCCTCGACCACCTCGAGAGACAGGCTGCCGTCCATCAAGGTCAGGATGCGGTCGACGTCGCGCGGGAAATGCAGGCCGATGGAATCAAGCTCGGACGCGAATTCCGCGACTGTCTGGGCCAAGGTTTCCCGATCGACGAAGCGCAGCGAGGACATGTCGCGGACCAATTGTTTCTGCTGTTCGGCCGGTAGGCTGCGAATACCCGGATCGGCCCCGCCGGTGATCAGCAGCCGTACGATGACGGCCGCCTTTTGCCCCTTGGTCAGCCCCCGACGACGGGCAGAGGGCGGCAGGTTGACAGGGCTGAGATCGGACATGGCAGACGGCTCGCGCAAAGAAGCTGTGCCGTGTTATCGCCCGCGCCGTCTTAACAAAACGTTGCGGGCGCGCCGATCAGTGGGAATAGCCGCGCCCGGTGCGCAGCGCCTCGGCCAGCGACGTCTCGGCCCAGGTGCCCCGGCCACCGGCCTGCCGGATCATCGCGAGCTGCAGTCGCGCGCCGTCGGCGTCGCCCTGTTCGACCAGACCCTGGCCCAGATAGCTGCGCGCCAGCCGGTAGTCGGGATCAATGTCCAACGCCGCTTCATAGAGGGCACGGCCCGCGTCGAAATCGCCCGCCTTGCGCGTGGCAAAGCCGCGCAGGGTCAGGACCTCGGGCGTGTTTGCGCGGGTGACGGCGGCCAGGACGCGCAGCGCATCGGCAGGGCGATCATAGGCCACCAATTCGCGCGCGGCGTCGATGCGGGTGGCATCGTCAAGACGGCTGTCGCGGCTATCGACGCAGGCCTGATGCGTGTCGTCCCAAACCTGCGCCCCGGTGCAATCCGCAGAGGTCTGCGTCTGGACCGGCGGGGTCGGGTCCTCACCCGCGGCAAAGGCGGCAAGGGGCAGGCAGGTCAGCAGGGCGAGGGGGCGGATCATGGGGGGTCTCCGGCAAGGCAAAGGGGCGGCACCCTCAACTAGGTGCCGCCCCTTTGCCATTCGTCAAGACACGAGCCTGCGAGATCAGCCGATCAGGCCTGCGGTTTCTTCGGCCCCGATCATCAGGTTCAGGTTCTGGACAGCGGTGCCGGAGGCCCCCTTGCCCAGGTTGTCGAGCACGGCGATCACCGTCACGCGCCCTGCGCCGTCGCCCTGAACCGACAGGACCATCTGGTTGGTATCGTTGACCATCTGCGGATCGACCCGCGCGCCTGCCGCCTGCACCGATACAAAGGGATCGCCCGCGTAGAAATCGCGCAGCGCCGCCTCGATCCGGGCGTGTCCGGCGACCTGGCCGGGCAGAAGATCGGCGTGCAAATGCAGTTGCACCGCCATGCCCTGCGCATAGGCCCCGACCGACGGCTGGAACAGGGGTTTGCGGGTCAGATGTCCGTATTCCATGATTTCGGGCACGTGTTTGTGGCTTTGGCCCGTTGCATACAGGAAATAGGCCGGGGCGGTGCCGTCCTCGTACTCCGCGATCAGGGACTTGCCGCCGCCGGTATAGCCGGACACGCCGGTCAGCACCGCCGCGCTGTCGGGGGACAGGATGCCCGCGTCGACCAGAGGCCGGATCATGGAAATCGCGCCGGTTGCGAAACAGCCCACATTGGCGACCCGCCGCGCGTCGCGGATGCGCGCCCGCTGGCCCGGCAGTTCGGGCATGCCATAGGTCCAGCCCTCGGCCACGCGGTGCGCGGTCGAAGCGTCGATGATCCGGGTGTCGCCTGCCAGCGTCACCGCCTGGCGCGCGGCATCGTCCGGCAGGCAGAGGATCGCAACATCGGCTGCGGCAAAGGCGTCGCGGCGCGCGCCTTCGTCCTTGCGGCGGTCCGCATCAACCGAGACCAGACGGATATCGTCGCGCGCCGCCAGGCGGTCACGGATCTGCAGGCCGGTGGTTCCGGCTTCGCCGTCGATAAATACGGATGTGGGCATGGCTTCGCCTCCGTCGCTGGGGTCAGGCTGGGGATAGGCGACCGGCGGGGCGCTGGCAAGCGCGGTGGACATCCGAACACTCCCGAAAGACAGGCAGTTGCGGGCCCGCGACCCCGAAGGGCGGTGGTTCCCGGAGCCGCGCGGCACCCGATTGCGCCACGCGGCGGGCCACCGGTGGTCCGGGGGAACCTGCTGCGGCGGTCGGGCGTCACCCCGACCGCAGATGTCATGACAGCGACGTATATCGGGCAGAGCGGTTAAGGATCCATGAACATCGGCCCAGACGTTGCACCCGCGCGGGCAGGGGGGTAGGGGCATGGCCCATGCGTATTCTCTTTCTTGGCGATGTCATGGGGCGTGCGGGCCGCACTGCCGTGACCGAACGGCTGCCCGGTCTGCGCGCCGACTGGCGGCTGGACGCGGTGGTGATCAACGGAGAGAACGCCTCCTCCGGGCGGGGGCTGAACACGGCGCAGGCCAAGGCGCTGTTCGCTGCCGGGGCGGATGTCGTGACCCTTGGCGATCATGCCTTCGACCAAAAGGACATGATGCAGGCGATCGGCGAAGACAGCCGTATCCTGCGCCCGATCAACTACGCCAAGGCGGCCCCAGGGGCGGGGGCGCGGATCTTTGATATCGGCGGCAAGAAGCTGCTGGTGGCGCAGGTTCTGGGCCGGGTGTTCATGTCGCGCAACTATGACGATCCGTTCGATCCCGTTGACCGCATTCTGAAGGCGCATCCCCTGGGGCGCGCAGTGCAGGCGATCCTGATCGACATGCATTGCGAGGCGACGTCGGAAAAGATGGCGATGGGCCATTTCTGCGATGGGCGCGCATCGGTCGTGGTGGGCACCCATACCCATGTGCCCACGGCGGATGCCACGATCCTGCCTGGCGGCACCGCTTATCAGACCGATGCGGGCATGTGCGGCGACTACAATTCGGTGATCGGCATGCATAAGGCGGAGCCGCTGCGCCGCTTTGTCGTCGGCATGACCAAGGACCGGTTCGAGCCGGCCAATGGCGAAGCCACGCTTTGCGGGCTGTTTGTTGACACCGATGAGACTACGGGTCTCGCCCGTGAGGTGGTGCAGGTCCGTGTTGGCGGACGGTTGTCGCAATCGGGGCCGCAGCGCCCTGCATGACGCTTTGCGTCACGGCACGGATGTGGTTCTGCTTGAGGTCGCGGCGCGCCTTGCGTCGAAACCGGAGAGACGCGGATGACCTGGTTTGATCTGCCGCAGATGACTCAGGCCTGGGTCACGCTGGCCACGCTTGCGGTCATGCTGATCCTGTTTGTGCGGGAAACCTATCCGACCGAGGTTGTGGCCATGGCCGGGGCCGCGTTCCTGCTGGTCATGGGCATC contains these protein-coding regions:
- a CDS encoding ATP-dependent DNA ligase, whose protein sequence is MKRFAQAFTALDQTTKTSVKTAALADYFREAPEDDRLWTIALLSGRRPKRTVTATRLAEWAAAKAGLPDWLFRASYDVVGDLAETMHLVLPPPARQADRPLSDWIADIRALSSADDSDKRAFVEDAWDRLAGAERFVFNKLITGGFRVGVSQKLMTRALSQATAIPEAELAHRLMGKWTPETTSYGALITAPDPDADLSRPYPFCLAHGLDDNPDDLGPPEDWLAEWKWDGIRGQLILRGGTHHLWSRGEELMTDRFPEFARAGDFLPDGTVLDGEVLVWDAATGQPRSFNALQPRIGRKTVPKKLLAEAPVILRAYDLLEDAGKDLRALPFAARRARLQAMLAGLPPEGPVALSPLVPFESWDALAKTRAGARDAQAEGLMLKRKTSAYHVGRKRGDWWKWKLDPLTIDAVMIYAQAGHGRRANLYTDFTFAVAKGNELVPFTKAYSGLTDAEFRKITAWVRRNTQARFGPVRQVPPELVFEIGFEGIQRSTRHKSGVALRFPRMLRWRQDKPVDEINTHDDLLQMLETYG
- a CDS encoding alpha/beta hydrolase, translated to MSRAFDRLRRMTTRYIDRPLLALPLPIAAQRTLFEISARLNARPAAASVVWEDVAGIRTRVSRPAEARGRLLWLHGGGFIIGSPQTHAAFADRMAQETGLEVWLPDYRLAPENPFPAAPDDCTAVARAMPGPFHLAGDSAGGNLALVVLQDMLAREKPPLSVTLISPAVDLREGRDAPECDEMLMPAAFLTRCRAAYVAGADARDPRLSPILGRYPNAPPVHIELSSREVLERDGQAIARRLREDGARVSTFVEHGVPHVYHLAVGRSAAAEAALLRLKKVLT
- a CDS encoding ligase-associated DNA damage response exonuclease, with protein sequence MVLEFRSEGIYCPAGDFFIDPWRPVDRALITHGHADHARPGHARYLATHAAAPVMRHRLGDITLEGIAFGESRQIGDATVSFHPAGHVPGSAQIRVAHKGEVWVVSGDYKTGPDPLSEPFEPVRCHAFITECTFGLPVFDWRPEAELASELNAWWQTCRAEGKHAAIGAYSLGKAQRVMAMVDPSIGPILTHAAVENTNAVLRAQGLPLPDTIRVTPDTDLKSYPGALIVAPPSALAGNWLRRFGPVSTGIASGWMALRGVRRRRAADRGFVISDHADWAGLNAAIRETGAERIFATHGYTATFQQWLSEQGYDAAVVKTEYEGENLDQPDSQAGGAEAAA
- a CDS encoding TIGR00282 family metallophosphoesterase, which translates into the protein MRILFLGDVMGRAGRTAVTERLPGLRADWRLDAVVINGENASSGRGLNTAQAKALFAAGADVVTLGDHAFDQKDMMQAIGEDSRILRPINYAKAAPGAGARIFDIGGKKLLVAQVLGRVFMSRNYDDPFDPVDRILKAHPLGRAVQAILIDMHCEATSEKMAMGHFCDGRASVVVGTHTHVPTADATILPGGTAYQTDAGMCGDYNSVIGMHKAEPLRRFVVGMTKDRFEPANGEATLCGLFVDTDETTGLAREVVQVRVGGRLSQSGPQRPA
- a CDS encoding gamma-glutamyl-gamma-aminobutyrate hydrolase family protein — its product is MRPIVGIISNHYLINDQYPAHANGKMNTDAVAEVAGAMPLSFPGDPDAVTIEELLEVFDGFLLTGGRPNIHPEEYGEEETEAHGTFDRGRDRVALPLIRACVDRGQPVLGICRGFQELAVAMGSTLHPEIRDLPGRMNHRMPPDGTIEEKFALRHEVRFTSGGPFARLMGAETVMTNTLHGQGVKQAGPRVKVDGWAPDDTPEAIWIEGAPGFAMAVQWHPEWNAGDDPVSRPLFEAFGAACRDWRAGRTAPLRAVG
- a CDS encoding flagellar motor switch protein FliG; translation: MSDLSPVNLPPSARRRGLTKGQKAAVIVRLLITGGADPGIRSLPAEQQKQLVRDMSSLRFVDRETLAQTVAEFASELDSIGLHFPRDVDRILTLMDGSLSLEVVEALLADFGGAVGSLGQAAWAEVANLDTGILAAMMQDESDEVCAIMLSKLPPAKAALLLGTLPQDRCDGIAVAFGRTEDVSPEAVSMIGNALGRQSGARKPPAFDTAAVARVGDILNAATSGIRRALLDRLDESDPDFAVRVRAEIFSFENIPDRIDPRDVPRVLRGVDAAVVTQALAGAPPDLAPVVEFILGSISSRLADQMREDMAEGGKVATDAAEEAMSAIVSEIRRLEEEGELTLNAPDS
- the argC gene encoding N-acetyl-gamma-glutamyl-phosphate reductase yields the protein MSTALASAPPVAYPQPDPSDGGEAMPTSVFIDGEAGTTGLQIRDRLAARDDIRLVSVDADRRKDEGARRDAFAAADVAILCLPDDAARQAVTLAGDTRIIDASTAHRVAEGWTYGMPELPGQRARIRDARRVANVGCFATGAISMIRPLVDAGILSPDSAAVLTGVSGYTGGGKSLIAEYEDGTAPAYFLYATGQSHKHVPEIMEYGHLTRKPLFQPSVGAYAQGMAVQLHLHADLLPGQVAGHARIEAALRDFYAGDPFVSVQAAGARVDPQMVNDTNQMVLSVQGDGAGRVTVIAVLDNLGKGASGTAVQNLNLMIGAEETAGLIG
- a CDS encoding tetratricopeptide repeat protein, with the translated sequence MIRPLALLTCLPLAAFAAGEDPTPPVQTQTSADCTGAQVWDDTHQACVDSRDSRLDDATRIDAARELVAYDRPADALRVLAAVTRANTPEVLTLRGFATRKAGDFDAGRALYEAALDIDPDYRLARSYLGQGLVEQGDADGARLQLAMIRQAGGRGTWAETSLAEALRTGRGYSH